AAAACAATGTACAATTCTAATATAAAATGAGGAAAAGATCAGAAAGCTGAAGATAAATAGGGATATTTTTCTCTATATATAACTAAGTTCTATTGTGAAGAGCTCCAATGAAAGAAAAACGTGAAATGGAGGAGTATGAGGTACTGACACACAAAAATGCCACAATTAAATGCAATACCAACTAAAAGTGAACATATCCCAAACAGCGTACAATACATGCCTATTTTTGTAATGCTTTCTTGAAATAAGGGTGAACTTATTGATATACACAAGTTATTTCCTCAAGTTACCATAATCTCCATTTGTATGACAACTGATAATTCCTACCATAAACACTTAAATAACACCAGTAAATCTACAGTGCTATGAACAAACTAATCAAACCACATCTATGATAACGCTAATTGCAGGAGAATAGTAACAACAGAATTTAAGAAATTGCAAATACCAAATAAAATTAAGGAACAAAAGAACTAACTGCAAAGAAAATTACCTGAAAACCTCTATGATCCATACTTTCAGAACCATCATAATCCACAAAGATATGAAAAGAGGAATTGGCTACTTCAGCCGCAATTTGTGTCATCAATTCAAGAACTCTCTTATCTAACAGCCGAGGCATCTTATGGACATCATATGGTACTAAGAATATGTGCCCATATTCCACAGGATTTGCCTTCAAAAAGAGATTAATTACGaataagaatatttaatataagttAATCCACAACCTTGGACGTGTGGACTACTCTAAAGAAGTGCCTTACATTTGCAATAACTAAAACTCCATCTTTAGGAAGGATAGATGATGAAACAAGTTCAGAACCCTCCTTTTCTCCAAAAGTCACACAAATTAGTAAATCCTCCCTGTGAGGTTTAACATCACTAAAGCAGTAAGGCCCACGGGCTTGAAAGCTTTTCTTCTCAAAGTCCATAAGGGTATTTAAGTTCCAATTTTCATTCAGCTGAGCAATGAACTTCTTTGCACCAGAAACTATCTGCAAAAAGCATCAAAAGCTATTCAATGGATCAATAATAAGACATTAAGCGCAACAATCAGTTGGAAAAGGGACCTTCATTTGACAAGTGCTGACATCATATCTAAGATTTCCCTTCAAGGCATGATCCTCCCACTAGACGTTCATGGTTAGCATTTCAATAACTTAATATATATAAGGACTTATAGAAGTAGAAGAAAACAAGCTCACTTTGCAGATATACCTGAGAAAGGAGAAGAATGTCCAATAGACTATGACTTCTTGCCTCAGAGCATGGCAAGTCACCTAAAACATCATCATCTTGAATAGATTTACCAAGATGATAGATATTCGTAATGcctgaaaaattcaaaatgattATAAGTCCTGAAAGAAGTATTTACTAGTTTAGTAACAAAAATAAATTCATGCAAAACATGTCAAACACAAACGTAGCCTACACAGGCTTTAGAGCCTTAATTAAAATAGGCAGACTAATACATGCATGAAACTTACCATGTGGAAAATAATCAAAAGTATCTTGAagtttaatcaagttggaactacTATCTAATCAAAAACTTAATCAAAGAGCACAGTTTTTCTGTGTTAGTTAATCATTTTGACTAAACCTTGGCTAGTCATGCAGTCTATGTTTGTGTGAAAATCTTAACAGTTGCTAGGTTCATGTAACTCAGTGATGCCAGATACGTATTCTAAGTTGCATTTATTCATCCCTCCTTatccttttattttgttttatgttGTAATACTACAATATTTCATCCCTTTTGAGATGATTTTCTTGGCCTTGGCCAGTATTCAAGCAATCTTACTTGTCTAAGCTGATAGGAATAAATTTTACAGAAGCTGCAGTATACTTCAGTtagttagattttttaaaatgaagacGTGCTTATGCAAGTAAATTATAAAGAAACAGATATCAAAcagaaaattaggaaaatcataTCAGCAATGTCAAATTGGAACAGAACCACCAATTCGTGAAAACCAGATGTATGTAGTATGAAGTAAACAATTCACCATTTAGTGAAATCAGCATGTAAATCTTGTTCATAAATATGTCAATTTCTATTCAAACAACAACTTCAGTAGCAATACCCAAATTAAAGTCaattttttatcataaaaaaacATTCATCACCTCCACTGACACTAGAAAAATgattaaaataaagaaaacatagGGGAATTCTGGGAGTGTAAAAAAACATATGAAGCAGGTTACATACTAATTTCTACAATAATAATTGTAAAACGATCCAGACTTAATATTATTGAGGCTCTGCTTATGCCTTCAATTTTCTTATACTGTTCCAACATAAACTACTCAGTTGTATCCAAAGTGTAACAAAATTTCCTAGAATATAAATAACAAATTCCCAATTAGAGGGCGGAGTTTATCCTAAATTACAAATGACAGAtcaaagcaaaagaaaagaaagaacgcAAAAATGGGTGGAAGTAATTAATGCATGAAGAAGTTAGTTGAGTGAAAACAACTAACAATTAGGCACTTGATGACTTTTACACCGCTCGGTTCTCGTGCTCTCCCGTTGAAGCGTACATTCACTTTCAACATGCCCAACTGGGGCCATAACCGTCCTGCTAGAAAAGCTTAACCAGAACTAAATATCAGAAACTACACACTAAGATATAGTGCAGATCAGATTGCCCGCCACCAGCAAGGAACGTAAGATCCGAAGGATGCCCCCCAGCTGAAGGTAGGGCACCCCTGCCGCCGTGGAAAGAAGGGGAGGCAAGCAAAAACTTAGGAAAGTGCTGAAAGCATGGTCTTCCCCTACGATCTAAAGGACGGTATTCTTTTCTCGGAGCCGTGGTTGAATTAATGAAGCCAGCCCTCCTAGGACTAGCAATTTTCCGGCCGCGCGAACGAAATCTCAATCATCCACCAGCAGACGTAAGAGATCAATCGCCCATCAACTACCACTGCATAAAAAagaatcaaatatcaaaattccaTAAACACGATCAAAACCCGGAGAAGAAACAACGTCGACGAATACAAACTAGTAAAAACGACTTCACACACAAGATCCACACCAAAATATGGAATCGAAGAAAAAAACTCTAATAAATTCACGCTCCCTTAATAAATAGCTAAAAATAGGTGGTTTCCACCGGAACGACGCCGAAATCAAAACCCTATACGAAATCGCAGCGCAGGGGCTCCCCGGAAGAGAACCCAATCGAGGGAAATACGAGGCAGAAATAGAAGAAAGTCGAAGGGAGACGGCGGCACCTGGGCTAGGATTTCGCAGGAAGCGATGCGAGTCGAGGCGACGGATGGCAATTGGGATTTGGGAACGAAAGAAGGTCGCTGGAGACGACAACGGATGGTGGAGTTTGAACGATCGTGACATCACCGCATATTTATAGATAGCTGTGCAAGTTAGATCAGAAATGGAGGAAGGATTGTTTTTTCCTTCCTACTCAAAAACATATCTGTCAGACTCTTGGACAATGGAGTGGGGCAACAGCGTGAGTCAAGTCAGGTTGGGAGTATGAATTTGGGTAAGGGTTGTTTTCTCCAAGCAAAGTGCACCTAAAATGCTGGAAGAACCATACGTCATTATTTATCTTGCTCCTATTGGCTAGACAGAGTAGACCCTCTCGCCCTCGTCAACGCCAAGACCATTCTTAGTTATCGAATAATACACTAGTTTatgttctttaaaaaaatataagattatttataaatatataataaaaatagtttatttaaacaaaaatatagaaaaaCCAAATGTACTAAGATTGAACTTGAGTCCAAACCTGCAAGAGTCGGACGGTCCAAAATAGAGGTTGAATATAATTAAGACACGTTAGACATTACTTAGGAATTGGCAGATTTGAAAGTTTCTCTAATTAATCAGAATACAAGAATTCATGAACTTGAAGTACAAATTGATCCCCAAATAACAACGGAGAGCACAATATTTGATTTAGCTACACTTAAACCTTATTCCTTCCCACATCAAAGGGTCTCTCTCATAAATCTAGAAAATTAATTTGCTAATAGACGAAATATGTGTTCCTATGTTTTAGGCAACAATCAGAATTTGACTGGGGGCCTTAACTTTGCCTAGTAAACCTCAACGTGCCATTGTTTGTTCTTCTTCAGCTGGGAGAGCTTGGCCTCCCAACTCTCGCCTCTCTGCTCCGCTACTCTCTTTAGTGTATCTTGAATTCCAGGCATCATTCCCTTCAAACCACAGAAGTAGATGTGCGCGCCTTTGTCTAAAAGCTTGAAGATTTCATCACTGTATTCCTCAATCTTGTCTTGAACGTACATCTTTCCACCACTCTTGTTCTTCTGCTCCCTGCTGAGTGCCTTGTCATACCTAACAAAAAAGTACCGATGATTTAGGAAAGACGTAAAGAATTGGAGTTAATTGAATGGATATACAAAGGGAATGGTTCAGCTACCTGAAGTTATCGGGGTAGATTTTAAGATAGCTGTTGAACTCCTCATCATAGAGAAGGCTGTCAGAGTTTGCAACCCCCAAGAAGAGCCATGACAGGCCACCAAACTTATACGAGGAAGTTACATCCTCCATGAACATGCGGCGAAGGTATCCACGGAAAGGAGCAACTCCGGTCCCTGTAGCTATCATGATATGAGTTGCATTTGGGTTATCTTCTGGCAGCAGCATGATTTTTCCAGAGGGTCCTGCAATTGTTCATAAACAATAATAAATATGGAGAATTAGTGGAGTGGGTCCTTCCATCGACTGCTCCGTATAGCCAAGTTAAAGTACTGAACTACACAATTCTGCTAATACAGATCCTCATGGCAACAATTTACTTCGAAAAACAAGTGGAGCTCAAAGTAGATCATATACTTTCTGCATTCTGTTAAGATAATAATCACAACATAACTCTGACACAATAGCTGAACTGGTGACCTTTGTGTCAAGCTTGCAGTTACAAATTTATTCTCAAAGGCATATATGGAGTCGTTTGTGTCGTGGTCCATTAAAAGATATCAAGAAGCTGTAGCTAAACTAGGGATGGGCATGTGTAGCTAGGGATGACAATAAGTCGGGTTTAACCTGGCCCCGTATTAAACCCGTCCCGTTCGGGGAGGATTTAAACCCGGTCAAATGGGTTATAGGGCAAGTTTAAACCCGCTAACCGGATTTAGAAGCGGATTCGGGACGGATTACGAGTTTCAATGAACCTGCCCCGAACCCgccctgtatatatatatatatatatatatattggtgggTCCAACCCACCGGGGTTGGAACAAGTTTGGGGTGGGGCGGATTGAAAAAGTAGACGGAGCGGGTCCGGGTTCGGGTTCATTTTTTCTGGCAGGGCGGGTTCTCCTATGTGTAGCCCTAAACCAGTAAATTGAACAGAACCAAAACGACAAATACAATTGCTCACTTTTCCAATTTAGTTTGGAGTTGGAAAGTAGCCCATCTTTTCAAGTTTGGTTCCATTATGATTTAGAGTTTTGGTGAAACTAATAAAATTGAATCTAAGtgattaataattatataaatatattattatatattttaatccACAATTATCCTAATATTTAGTACATATCACCGTTTATATTCTTTTTATAGGATGATAAATAGACAGTATAATGATTATTAGTTACTAATAAAATAACATATTGTTTAGTAACTTTGTAGTTACTATGTAGTTagtttgtgatttttttttaataaaatttcagtTTAATCCTTACTGAAAATTGGGTTGATTTTGCTTTCAACACAAACCGTTTGGTTTCTGGATGGTTCTGGAATGATTGTTTCAAACTCAAATAAACCTATGAAACTGGTAAACCGAACCATGCTCTCAACCCATAAGCTAAACTATAAGTGATCAAATCATACCTGTTAGCTGAATCTTGTCCCCTGGCTTTGAATCACAGAGAAAATTACTGCAGATACCCTTCTTAGAAGGGTCCTCCTTCCCAGTCTCGGGATCATAATAAACAGCTCTTCTGACACATAAGCTGGCTGTCTTTCCATCAAATGAGTCACCGTATCTAGTTGATGCAATTGAATAGAGTCGGACATTGTGAGGATTCCCTGGCTTCTTCGGGTTCTCACCCTGAGGAAACAAATAGATAGATAAAAGACAAAAATTTCATAACCGCAAAAAAGGCTAATGTCTTCATTTGGATTAAAAGAGCTAAAAAACAAATGAACAACCACAGAAATCCAAGGGCTTTTTGACTATCAGAAGAAAACACGAATTCACTTCAACAGGCACCTTAACATTTGTGGACTTACTTCTAACATGAAACCTTCAAATGATCATTTTTGCATAACTCATGCCAGATTTGTCTAAAGAGTAAAACATGATAACTAATCAGGTAAAAGTCCAATTTAATAAGCACGTGGACGAAAATCTAATTACAAGGCGCATCGTGGTCATTACCACCCAATTTGTTGCCAATTAACTGTGTTTGCTATTTAAGAGGAGGGATCCAAAATTAAGCCGAGTGTGTGGTCATAAATCAGTCCATCAAGAGGTATCTTGCATTCACTTATATTAGTTGATCGCTAACATAATCACTGATGACTTGTATTTGAAAACAATGAAGTAATGAGCATTTATCAAAGGCAAAATCAAAATAAGGAAAGAATCAATTAAAAAATCTTGAGGAAAATTGTAACAAAGACAAACATTTAACTGTGAATTGTATTCTACCTACAGAAGGCTTGAAAGAACATTTAACAGGTTTATTTAATACAGTCTCATGAAATTTGAGTACCAAAAATACCACTTACAGGAGGGATAACACCATAGCTTTGACCTTCCCAATAAGGCACGTTGCCTCCATGATCAATCACAATATGGCATGTCTCACCAGGTGCATTTGGGCCCACCAGCCTCTCAACTGAAACAATCGTTGCAGTGGTGTATGGTTCCTTGGGCTTATATAGATTAAGAGGCGGCTCTTTAGCATTCTCAAGTTCCAAGGGCTGAACTGGGACTTTGTTTTTGACAGTTTGTTGGACAGACATTGATACAACTTTGCATCGATATGTGGATGCTGTCCTGCTTTTTAAGCATACTGATGTTAATGGCATCCATAATTTATTGTTGAAGCTAAGACTGTTCTGAACCTGAATGAGTGAAACAAGTCTGTTTAGTTGACAAAGCAAAGTCAACTGAACATCAAAATATATAAGATTGAATCATCAAATATCAAGCTACTTTAAGACATTGAGTCATATAGAGACACAAGTTATTTGTTACTCGCTACAAACAAATTCACAAAAGAATTCTCTTTATTTCAAGATGTGAACAACCACGAAGCAGCACAAGAATGCAGGTATCCCAAATTAGATATGCTCAAAAGAATTCACGAAACTGATGCTACTAAATGTTAACCAAGAAACATCTGCTAACGACCTGATAAGGTAGAAATGAAACTGAACAATCAATATAACAAATAAAGAAAGCAAAAAATGCCAGCTTGATAAGTACAAGCAAGAAACTTCATTTTCAACAAGATACTCATTAAATTTGGGTACAAAGTTAAATGCTTAAAATTTCCCGACAAAGTTTCAATTCCAGTCCAATCAAACAAGCCATCTAAGCAACGGACACTACAATTTATCTCACATTTGAAAAGTAGATTTGGATATTACAATTATCCAACTAAGCAACGGGCATAAATAACCACGAAACCAGTAAAAAGAAATCAATCTACTTAAGTAACATTAATCTTGACAGCAATCTAGTTTCACCTTCAATCCCGCCTTCCTCAGCGATGCATCCGGCGCAACAGATGCAGAGACGGATGCCTGCCAAAGAGTCAACCCATCAGACACTACGCCAACTCTAAAAACCGAACGCAACCAAAGCAGTCAAAAACTTGAAGGAGATGAAAGCCTAAGCATCTGCGGATGAAAAAGCAAAACCAAGAAGAAGATCGCATACCATAGCTCCTAGAGCGTGCGCCATCGTTGCGAGATCTGTGGAGATCGTCTCCAATTGCTCGGGGAAGCAGAAGGGCGAGGCGGCGAAGAGGGAAGCAGCCCTCGTTACCCGTTATTAAATACTTAGATTGTGAAATGTTGGAAATCATTCATGGAAACCCCTCGCCTATGAACAAATTACAGAGCAGTTCTATTCTGCTTACCTTCTTATGATGGAAAACTTTACTATTAGAGATACCTTTTTGTAAGAATTACAAACAGGTTTTTTAGGCCTTGCAAAGCAGTCTTCACTTTTTCTAATTAACTTCTTAATAATCTGATCATATAGcaatagttagaaaatttggcatcTAAATAATCAACGTATGGGCATTAAGCTATTacataaaatcatttttttttaaaaattatctggtCTAATAATACAATATACAAAGGCAAACTTCGAGGGTCAAGCTGCAATAAAGAGGTGTTgatttaagaaaataaagaaaaaggagagactTTCTGAAAAAGTGACTTCCTACGGCAGTGGCGTGAGTCGTCGGGCGTTGCCTCGTGGACTTTCCTTCTGCCCCCGCAAACTTTGAATAATAGAGATAAGTAGACGACAAAATGGGAGAATTTTGGAATATTAAAGGATGGCATTAGAGCCACGGCACCATCTATATTTTAATCAAAAATGAAGATTGTGATTACTTAGGAAGAACGAAGGGGAGGGAAAAAAAGAGAGGCATTATGATCCTTTCAGAGAGGGTAAACACGGTTACACAGATCAAAGGAAGCAAAACATGAATCAATTTGCTTAATTCTTGCGCTGAATCAGAACGAAgataagagagagagaaaaaaaacttCTTTTTTCTCCATAATTTTCGATGTTCCAATGTAGATGAAAGAAAGTAACTGAAAATTTAGGATAGCTATCTTTATGGTTGGACATGAAAGAGGTCTGAATATTATACTTGATTCAGATTAATGGTATGGGGTCTTTCGCGGTCAGGCCTTTGATCGATCATTTTCCAGTTTGTTTTCTAACACATCAGTAGATTGTGTCAAACGAAGACTAATCGGTGTATGACCGAGATCTTTGCTGCAGTTGAAGTGAAAATTTTGAAGCTCAAAACGCCGAAAATCATCACTGTTTTGCTGTCGACGGCGGCCGGCGAAAGGAAGGAGAGATGGCGAAGATCACCGGGAGCTTTCCGAGATCACTGATGGAAGAGCCATTGTGATAGAAGGCCTACAGTTCTCGCCTTTTGTCGCAGGGAGATAGACATCGTGATAGAAACACATGTGCTCTCTCCTGCAGTCGCCGGTGGTCGGCGACAGAAACGGGGGATGAACAAGATCACCGGGAGCTTCCGCGACAATTGATTGCGGTTGAACACTCCCGAGATCGTCAAAAGCCCAACCTTTGAGACAGAAACGGCCCAATTATGATCATCGTGATGACGACAGAAGAGTTCCATGAATCGACGGTATAGATTTCCCGTTCCCTTATTATATAAATCTCTCGTTACCCTGATTCGTAGTCATCGCCTAAACCCTTGGACCGGTCCGCCGCGGGTGTTCTCCGTTGCTCCCTCGTCCTCGTTCACAGTCGATCCGTCGCCTTCAAGTTCATCGAACACAATGGCTGCGTAAGCAATTCTGATCCCGTTTTATTTATCTTCTGATGCTATTATCCATGTGATGCATCTATCAAGATCCATTTTTTATGATAATTTGGTCATATACCTGCAAATTTCTATATCAACAAGCTTGTTCTTTTTCCCAAAATTGCAGCATAGTTTATCAAAGGACACGTTTCGATCTACGCCCTCTTCCTATcgattgtcaaaaaaaaaatttactgtcaaaatcctaaaattttcatGAGATGCTTGATTTTcagatttagaagagaaaatgaaaaaggagGTTCTTTGACATTGAATCTCTGTATTAAGGATCATTTTAATGTTTTCTATCTGAGTTTTTCCCAACTATTTGGAGTCTGATTGCATCATTCTTAGATCTATACAAAGCTATATCACTGGTTGATGACTACTCAACCTAATCTCACGGGAAGCAGAAGCAAGATTCATCTTCATAGGTTTAGACAATTTAGAGTCACTGTATCATTCATATTTATTGTTGAGATCTGTGCAAGACTATATCACTAGTTGATGATGACTCAGTCTTATCTTACGGGAATTAGGAGTAAGATTCATCGTCATAGGTTTAAACATTTTAGAGTCGTTGTATCATTCTTATTTATTATTGAGATCTATGCAATGCTACATTACCGGTTGATGAAGACTCAGTCTTATTTTAAAGAAAGCAGGGCTAAGATTAATCTTTATAGGTTTAGACAATTTAGAGTCGTTGTATCATTCTTATTTATTCAAGACTATATCACTGGTTGATGACTACTCAGTCTTATCTTATGGAAAGTAGGAGTTTGATTCATCTTCATAGGTTTAAATAATTTAGAGTTGCTGTATCATTCTTATTTATTATTGAGTTCTATGCTTCACTATATCACTAGTGATGGCAAAACTCAATTTTATCTTACGGAAATCAGGAGTAAGATTCATCTTCCTATGTTTAGACAATTTAGAGTTGCTGTATCATTCTTATTTATTATTGAGATCTGTGCATGACTATATCACTGGTTGATGACGACTCAGGATTATCTTATGGAAAGTAGGAGTTAGATTCATCTTCATAGGTATAGACAATTTAGAGTAGCTTTCTCATTCTTATTTATTATTGAGATGTATGCTCCACATCACTAGTTTATGGCAAAACTCAATTTTATCTTATGGAAAGCAGAGTAAGATTCATCTTCATAGATTTAGACAATTTAGAGTCACTCTATCATTCTTATTTCTTATTGAGATTTATGCAAGAATTTATCACTGGTTGATGTGACAAATCAATATTATCTTATGGAAAGCAGGAGTAAGATTCATCTTCATAGGTTTAGACAATTTAGAGTCACCGTGTCATTAATTTCTTATTGAGATCTATGCAAGAATTGATCACTGGTTGATGACAAATCAATATTATATTGTGGAAAGCAGGAGTAATATTCATCTTTTAGACAATTTTTACATGAGTTGAAGCTTGTGAAAACTGCAACAGCTTAGTTGATCTCTGTACTAAACCAAAGCAAATCTTGTGGTTTGATCTCCTCTTTCTAGTTGCATTTGCTTGCGACTGGTAGTCAATTAGTTTTTTTTGATTTGGCAGTGAAGATGCCGCTGCCGAATCTGCCTCCGTGCTCGGCGAACCCATGGATTTGATGACAGCCCTGCAGTTGGTACTGAAGAAATCATTGGCACATGATGGACTTATCCGTGGCCTTCGTGAGGCTGCCAAGGCGATCGAAAAACACACTGCGCAGCTTTGCATTCTGGCTGAGGACTGCAACCAAGCTGACTACACTAAGCTGGTCAAGGCACTATGTGCGGAACACAATGTGCACTTGGTTACTGTTCCGAGCGCGAAAACTCTTGGCGAGTGGGCTGGGGTTAGTTGAtttgttttttactttttttcAATCCAACACTACAATTCACATTGATCTTACTGCCGACAATGAACCAAGAATCCAAGATTTAGTAACctaaaccattttgactcatttgatGTAACTATGCAGCTTTGCAAGATTGATTCAGAGGGCAAGGCAAGGAAAGTGGTGGGCTGCTCATGTGTCGTCGTGAAGGTAGCAACAAAGAACTTGCATCTTGTTTGTGGTTGCGATCAAGTTTGACAGTTAATAATCCTTCCAATTTTGTTTTCAGGATTACGGGGAAGAATCTGAGGGCCTTCACATAGTTCAGGAATATGTGAAGTCACACTAAAGTATGGAAGTTTTTTAGTTCTAGTCGGTGATCATTAAGGTGTCATGAGAGCTTTTAAGTGTTGAGATCATTTAAACATGAGGAATTTAGGGTTTGTGGTTGAATGTTTTCATTCTTGTTCTCGAACGAATTTTGTGATTATTTTGCTGGATCATATTGGCTTAATTAATGGCATTTGGTATTTGCTATAGTATATGAGATGTCACTGTTTGGCATTACACCAAATAGAGAAAACTGTTTAGTTATGATATTAATTAATGACCTGATTTATTATGGTATCTCTGAACTATTTAAGACGAATTGAACCTAAATATTCGATTATTTATGTTATTTTGTTTTATTGAAATTGAATtatgttattatttatttatttaaaatattttaatgtgAGTGGAGTTTTAAcctttaattataataaaaaaacctATTTTAATGTAATTATATGAGAtactttattttatttaattatttgcgGAGATATTAATAAAAGGGCGTGGGTGTTACATGATGTGGCATGACATGGACACTGATTACATTCTGAATGAACGGGTGGTCCCAGTTATGACTATCTATATAGAGGATAAATATTAGGGTATTACTAAATGGTCAGAATCTGGTCAGTTATATATGTATGAGTATTTTAGTAAGTTCATATGGACatattaattatatgcatgtaCATGTATGCATTTTAATTGGGAGATAGAgatttctagctggccagattctggccagCAAGATTTACTCTAAATATTAAGTATCTGAATAGACGTTAAAATTCATATTCTTTCGGTGTACCCTTCTAGATAATCTTTATGTGTTGGGCGCTTAATGTACATGCTAATAAATCTCTCTCTTTATAAATATAGGTTTGTTATGTTGGGTAACACGCATAAGTGCCTCTCACGGGGGGAGGAGCTTCTGATCACAA
This genomic stretch from Zingiber officinale cultivar Zhangliang chromosome 7A, Zo_v1.1, whole genome shotgun sequence harbors:
- the LOC122001505 gene encoding GDP-L-galactose phosphorylase 1-like, whose product is MAPVGHVESECTLQRESTRTERCKSHQVPNCITNIYHLGKSIQDDDVLGDLPCSEARSHSLLDILLLSQWEDHALKGNLRYDVSTCQMKIVSGAKKFIAQLNENWNLNTLMDFEKKSFQARGPYCFSDVKPHREDLLICVTFGEKEGSELVSSSILPKDGVLVIANANPVEYGHIFLVPYDVHKMPRLLDKRVLELMTQIAAEVANSSFHIFVDYDGSESMDHRGFQASYFADPLPVELLPSIPVYGNLLSTGIYIGEVADYTLKALVFVSKNFNKTVQVVGEICAYLCDNGSAFSLLISDCGKKVFLFPQVRAPFRYQLSAWECGGYFIYDTQSDFNHVTESYICSLLASVSLDAHNFKTLKQQCCTAVSKFMI
- the LOC122001507 gene encoding 40S ribosomal protein S12-like, with translation MNRRYRFPVPLLYKSLVTLIRSHRLNPWTGPPRVFSVAPSSSFTVDPSPSSSSNTMAAEDAAAESASVLGEPMDLMTALQLVLKKSLAHDGLIRGLREAAKAIEKHTAQLCILAEDCNQADYTKLVKALCAEHNVHLVTVPSAKTLGEWAGLCKIDSEGKARKVVGCSCVVVKDYGEESEGLHIVQEYVKSH
- the LOC122001506 gene encoding ferredoxin--NADP reductase, embryo isozyme, chloroplastic-like translates to MAHALGAMASVSASVAPDASLRKAGLKVQNSLSFNNKLWMPLTSVCLKSRTASTYRCKVVSMSVQQTVKNKVPVQPLELENAKEPPLNLYKPKEPYTTATIVSVERLVGPNAPGETCHIVIDHGGNVPYWEGQSYGVIPPGENPKKPGNPHNVRLYSIASTRYGDSFDGKTASLCVRRAVYYDPETGKEDPSKKGICSNFLCDSKPGDKIQLTGPSGKIMLLPEDNPNATHIMIATGTGVAPFRGYLRRMFMEDVTSSYKFGGLSWLFLGVANSDSLLYDEEFNSYLKIYPDNFRYDKALSREQKNKSGGKMYVQDKIEEYSDEIFKLLDKGAHIYFCGLKGMMPGIQDTLKRVAEQRGESWEAKLSQLKKNKQWHVEVY